The following proteins come from a genomic window of Streptomyces sp. Sge12:
- a CDS encoding class I adenylate-forming enzyme family protein yields the protein MTDTATATELSRSRTLWELITHRAALTPGTPVLIEAAEDPSDDRRLTFGELRDRSERVAAGLHHMGVRPGTVVAWQLPTRIETVLLSVALARIGAVQTPVIPFYRDREVGFALRESKAEYFAVPGHWRGHDHTAMARRLDARGVFEAYANLPDGDPAVLPPPPGSGTDVRWIYWTSGTTSDPKGVLHTDRSLIAGGSCLAHALHLGPADVGSMAFPYAHIGGPDYLVMLLLYGFPAVLFEKFAMPDALDGYRRHGVTVAGGSTAFYSMFLTEQRKAPESPLIPTLRLLAGGGAPKPPEIYHAVVRELGCKLTHGYGMTEVPMITMGSPDDTAENLATTEGRPPEGMSIRITAPDGTPLPPHTDGEVRLRGEAVCQGYLNRDASAEVFDTDGYLITGDLGHLTQDGYLVLTGRSKDVIIRKGENISAKEIEDLLHRLPAVADVAVIGLPDPTRGERVCAVVEQPPGAAPLTLPQLTAHLRAEGLATHKLPEQLELLESLPRNETLRKVLKYKLRERYA from the coding sequence ATGACGGACACCGCGACCGCGACAGAACTGAGCCGCTCCCGAACCCTGTGGGAACTGATCACCCACCGGGCCGCACTGACCCCCGGCACCCCCGTCCTGATCGAGGCGGCCGAAGACCCGTCCGACGACCGCCGCCTCACCTTCGGCGAACTGCGCGACCGCTCCGAACGCGTCGCCGCCGGCCTCCACCACATGGGGGTGCGCCCCGGTACCGTCGTCGCCTGGCAGCTCCCCACCCGCATCGAAACGGTGCTGCTCTCCGTCGCCCTCGCCCGCATCGGCGCGGTCCAGACCCCCGTCATCCCCTTCTACCGGGACCGCGAGGTCGGCTTCGCCCTGCGCGAGTCCAAGGCCGAGTACTTCGCCGTCCCAGGACACTGGCGCGGCCACGACCACACGGCCATGGCCCGGCGCCTCGACGCCCGCGGCGTCTTCGAGGCCTACGCCAACCTCCCCGACGGCGATCCGGCCGTACTCCCCCCGCCGCCCGGCTCCGGCACCGACGTCCGCTGGATCTACTGGACCTCCGGCACCACCTCCGACCCCAAGGGCGTCCTGCACACCGACCGCTCCCTGATCGCGGGCGGCTCCTGCCTCGCGCACGCCCTGCACCTGGGCCCGGCCGACGTCGGCTCGATGGCCTTCCCCTACGCGCACATAGGCGGCCCGGACTACCTGGTGATGCTGCTCCTGTACGGCTTCCCCGCGGTGCTCTTCGAGAAGTTCGCGATGCCGGACGCACTGGACGGCTACCGCCGCCACGGGGTCACCGTGGCCGGCGGATCGACGGCCTTCTACTCCATGTTCCTGACCGAGCAGCGCAAGGCCCCGGAATCCCCCCTCATCCCCACCCTCCGCCTCCTCGCGGGCGGCGGCGCCCCCAAACCGCCGGAGATCTACCACGCGGTCGTACGGGAACTGGGCTGCAAGCTCACCCACGGCTACGGCATGACCGAAGTCCCGATGATCACCATGGGCTCCCCCGACGACACCGCCGAGAACCTCGCCACCACCGAGGGCCGCCCCCCGGAGGGCATGTCCATCCGCATCACCGCCCCCGACGGCACCCCGCTCCCCCCGCACACGGACGGCGAGGTCCGGCTGCGCGGCGAAGCGGTCTGCCAGGGCTACCTGAACCGGGACGCGTCGGCGGAGGTCTTCGACACCGACGGCTACCTGATCACGGGCGACCTCGGCCACCTGACACAGGACGGCTACCTGGTCCTCACCGGCCGCAGCAAGGACGTCATCATCCGCAAGGGCGAGAACATCTCGGCCAAGGAGATCGAGGACCTCCTCCACCGCCTGCCGGCCGTCGCGGACGTGGCCGTCATCGGCCTACCGGACCCCACCCGCGGCGAACGCGTCTGCGCGGTGGTGGAACAACCCCCGGGCGCTGCCCCCCTGACCCTCCCCCAACTGACGGCCCACCTCCGCGCGGAAGGCCTGGCCACCCACAAACTCCCGGAACAACTGGAACTCCTGGAATCCCTCCCCCGCAACGAAACCCTGCGCAAGGTCCTGAAGTACAAACTCCGCGAACGGTACGCCTAG